A genomic segment from Yimella sp. cx-51 encodes:
- a CDS encoding response regulator transcription factor, with product MNTNDADDAPRPPFTVIVADDQPIIRDGFAAVLDADPMLDVIGRARDGAELVEMVRQRQPDVAVVDIRMPVMDGITATSHISDQVNVLILTTFDLDDYVYSALNAGARGFLLKDVPATRLTEAVKSVAEGSLILGPQITDRLLIELSSHGGVQRGQASDHGLSAREAEVLTLLARGLSNTEIAQHMHVSHETVKSHVSAILRTLDVRDRVQAVVYAFRNGLAG from the coding sequence ATGAACACCAACGACGCCGACGACGCACCACGACCTCCCTTCACCGTGATCGTCGCCGACGACCAGCCGATCATCCGCGATGGTTTCGCCGCCGTGCTCGACGCCGATCCGATGCTCGACGTCATCGGGCGCGCCCGCGACGGAGCCGAACTCGTCGAGATGGTCAGGCAGAGGCAACCGGACGTCGCGGTGGTCGACATCCGGATGCCGGTCATGGACGGGATCACCGCGACGAGCCACATCAGCGACCAGGTGAACGTGCTCATCCTGACCACCTTCGACCTGGACGACTACGTCTACTCCGCCTTGAACGCCGGGGCACGTGGGTTCCTGCTGAAAGACGTGCCGGCCACCCGTCTGACCGAAGCGGTCAAGTCGGTCGCGGAGGGCTCACTCATCCTCGGTCCGCAGATCACCGACCGCCTCCTGATCGAGCTGAGTAGCCACGGCGGCGTGCAGCGCGGCCAAGCCTCCGATCACGGGTTGAGCGCCCGCGAAGCCGAGGTGCTTACACTCCTGGCCCGAGGTCTGTCGAACACCGAAATCGCTCAACACATGCACGTCAGTCACGAGACCGTGAAGAGCCATGTGTCGGCGATCCTGCGCACCTTGGACGTGCGCGACCGGGTGCAGGCGGTCGTCTACGCGTTCCGCAACGGACTGGCCGGCTGA
- a CDS encoding sensor histidine kinase has translation METLRRTAPLPYWTIAAMFAIAGWLTKPPLFLITQSGSHGYWNTSQFYAGPVVLAYNLLCLAAALAPVVVLRFWWTSVACALAPLLVSIVTLSPAAGFNAFLAMVGVMVCSTWKHPRRARILLPLALVIPALLAFAPRFVLWVGQVSNTSDAWSANARASTFGVYLIAVLAALGIGLLVRSTILRHAEVDRRGVEVEVRDSEVSERAQLARDLHDVVAHRISLIAVRAETAPYQHPELDDTARVLLTDTATDARLALDEMRNVLGVLQRSGEAASTTPQPTSAQIAQLISDAQSSGAKVSVDGELPQLDSLAGTTAYRVVQEALTNARRHEPLARTTVTFTGDEDADIIEIRNTTAAEAFEVGRGLAGMRERLRLVGGSLTTTLENGEFVLTATMPRSTY, from the coding sequence ATGGAAACTCTCCGACGCACAGCACCCTTGCCCTACTGGACGATCGCCGCGATGTTCGCCATCGCAGGTTGGCTCACCAAGCCGCCCCTCTTCCTCATCACCCAGAGCGGGAGCCACGGCTACTGGAACACCTCCCAGTTCTACGCCGGACCAGTGGTGCTGGCCTACAACTTGCTGTGCCTCGCCGCGGCACTCGCGCCGGTGGTGGTACTGCGCTTCTGGTGGACCTCCGTCGCGTGCGCGCTCGCCCCACTGCTCGTCTCGATCGTCACTCTCTCTCCGGCCGCTGGTTTCAACGCCTTCCTGGCGATGGTCGGCGTCATGGTCTGCTCGACGTGGAAGCATCCGCGCCGGGCACGGATCTTGCTGCCCCTTGCTCTGGTGATCCCGGCGCTGTTGGCGTTCGCGCCACGGTTCGTCCTCTGGGTCGGGCAGGTGAGCAACACCTCCGACGCGTGGTCGGCAAACGCTCGAGCGAGCACCTTCGGGGTCTACCTGATTGCAGTGCTGGCAGCTTTGGGGATCGGGCTACTCGTACGATCGACCATCCTGCGTCACGCCGAGGTCGATCGCCGAGGTGTCGAGGTGGAGGTGCGCGACAGCGAGGTGAGCGAGCGTGCGCAACTGGCTCGTGATCTGCACGACGTGGTTGCACACCGCATCTCGCTCATCGCCGTGCGCGCCGAGACCGCTCCCTACCAGCACCCGGAACTGGACGACACTGCCCGCGTCCTACTCACCGACACCGCAACCGATGCGCGCCTGGCCCTGGACGAGATGCGTAACGTGCTGGGCGTGCTCCAACGCTCGGGTGAGGCCGCGTCGACCACACCCCAGCCGACATCCGCCCAGATCGCCCAGTTGATCAGCGATGCGCAGAGTAGCGGCGCCAAGGTGAGCGTGGACGGCGAACTGCCCCAGTTGGATTCACTGGCAGGCACAACCGCCTATCGGGTGGTCCAGGAGGCCTTGACCAACGCTCGTCGGCACGAGCCGCTGGCCCGAACCACTGTTACCTTCACCGGCGACGAAGACGCTGACATCATTGAGATCCGCAATACGACCGCCGCCGAGGCGTTCGAAGTGGGACGAGGGCTGGCGGGCATGCGCGAGAGGCTGCGACTGGTCGGTGGATCCCTGACCACCACTCTCGAAAATGGCGAATTCGTCCTCACCGCAACGATGCCACGGAGCACGTACTGA
- a CDS encoding NADH-quinone oxidoreductase subunit D: protein MSFVETTATVGASGFTTTDMVLNIGPQHPATHGVLRLRLTLDGELIKHAEPVIGYMHRGAEKLFEVRDYRQIMVLANRHDWLSAFSSEIGVALTVEKMLGMDVPERATWTRTLLAELNRVLNHLMFAGSYPLELGAITPIFYSFREREELQAVMEEIAGGRLHYMFSRVGGLRDDLPAGWLHRVDAAIRAVRSRLPELESLLIGNEILRARTHDVGVLDRQTAIAYGVSGPIARASGLDVDLRRDKPYLAYGELFAEGGPGRVVTRTAGDCEARLEVLLEQIHVSLDIAQVCVDRLRSMPHGPVNVKLPKVLKVPEGSEYFATENPLGFNGYYVVSRGDKTPWRLKLRSASFNNVAVLGELLENQLVGDMVAILGSMFFVVGDIDR, encoded by the coding sequence GCGCTTGCGCCTGACCCTCGACGGCGAGTTGATCAAGCACGCCGAACCGGTGATCGGTTACATGCACCGCGGCGCGGAGAAACTCTTCGAGGTGCGCGACTACCGCCAGATCATGGTGCTGGCCAACCGGCACGACTGGCTGTCGGCGTTCAGCAGCGAGATCGGGGTCGCACTGACGGTCGAGAAGATGCTCGGCATGGACGTACCCGAACGCGCCACCTGGACCCGCACGCTGTTGGCCGAACTCAACCGGGTGCTGAACCACCTCATGTTCGCCGGCTCCTATCCGCTGGAGCTGGGGGCGATCACTCCGATCTTCTACAGCTTCCGCGAGCGCGAAGAACTCCAAGCGGTGATGGAAGAGATCGCCGGCGGACGCCTGCACTACATGTTCTCCCGCGTCGGCGGGCTGCGCGACGACCTTCCCGCCGGCTGGCTGCACCGGGTGGACGCCGCGATCCGCGCCGTCCGCAGCCGGTTGCCGGAGTTGGAGTCGCTGCTCATCGGCAACGAGATCCTGCGCGCACGCACCCACGACGTCGGCGTGCTCGATCGGCAGACCGCGATCGCGTACGGCGTCAGCGGCCCGATCGCACGCGCCAGCGGGTTGGACGTCGACCTGCGGCGTGACAAGCCCTACCTCGCCTACGGCGAGTTGTTCGCAGAAGGCGGCCCCGGACGAGTGGTCACCCGCACCGCCGGTGACTGTGAAGCCCGCCTGGAAGTGCTGCTGGAGCAGATCCACGTCAGCCTCGACATCGCCCAGGTATGCGTCGATCGGTTGCGCTCGATGCCGCACGGGCCGGTGAACGTCAAGCTGCCCAAGGTGCTGAAGGTGCCCGAGGGCAGCGAGTACTTCGCGACCGAGAACCCGCTCGGGTTCAACGGCTACTACGTGGTCTCCCGCGGCGACAAGACTCCGTGGCGGCTGAAACTCCGCTCGGCGTCCTTCAACAATGTGGCGGTGCTCGGCGAACTGCTGGAGAACCAGTTGGTCGGCGACATGGTGGCGATCCTGGGCTCGATGTTCTTCGTCGTGGGCGACATCGACCGCTAG